Proteins co-encoded in one Micropterus dolomieu isolate WLL.071019.BEF.003 ecotype Adirondacks linkage group LG19, ASM2129224v1, whole genome shotgun sequence genomic window:
- the ctso gene encoding cathepsin O yields MTGYHSYLVVIAIASTLVCLLCCQNVSSDTTRTKLNGSAVDFDSFRQQFHRMYEVNRDEFNRRHLYFQNAIKRHAYLNSFSTVPQYAKYGVNQFSDLSQKEFRDLYLRANADRAPLFSGLKTAGLPDKFDWRDKAVVAPVQNQQACGSCWAFSVVGAMQSVHAIGGSQLKQLSVQQVLDCSFRNEGCNGGSPIRALNWLKQSRVKLVPQSEYPYKAKTGICHFFSQSQDGVAVKNFTAHDFSGQEEAMMGQLVEHGPLAAIVDAVSWQDYLGGIIQHHCSSQWSNHAVLVVGYNAAGDIPYWIVQNSWGTTWGNEGYVYIKIGGNICGIADSVAAVFL; encoded by the exons ATGACGGGGTACCATTCATATCTGGTTGTAATAGCAATCGCTTCCACGCTCGTTTGCCTGCTGTGTTGTCAAAATGTGAGCTCGGATACGACTCGGACTAAGTTGAATGGCTCTGCAGTTGATTTCGACTCGTTCAGACAACAGTTTCACCGCATGTATGAAGTCAACAGAGACGAATTTAACCGTCGTCATCTGTATTTTCAG AATGCTATAAAGCGCCATGCATACCTGAACTCATTCTCCACAGTACCACAGTATGCGAAGTACGGTGTCAACCAGTTCTCTGACCTCTCACAGAAGGAGTTCAGAG ATCTCTACCTGCGAGCAAATGCTGACAgagctcctctcttctctgGACTGAAGACAGCGGGGCTCCCAGACAAATTTGACTGGAGGGACAAAGCAGTGGTAGCACCAGTCCAGAACCAACAAGCA TGCGGAAGTTGTTGGGCATTTAGTGTGGTTGGTGCCATGCAGTCCGTCCATGCTATTGGTGGCTCACAGCTTAAACAACTCAGTGTGCAGCAGGTTCTGGACTGCTCCTTCCGTAACGAAGGCTGCAATGGAGGCTCCCCAATCAGGGCTCTGAATTGGTTGAAGCAG TCCAGAGTGAAATTGGTACCTCAGTCAGAGTATCCATACAAGGCCAAGACAGGAATCTGCCATTTTTTCTCTCAGTCACAAGATGGTGTTGCGGTAAAGAACTTTACTGCACATGACTTCAg TGGTCAAGAGGAGGCCATGATGGGTCAGCTGGTGGAGCATGGTCCCTTGGCTGCTATTGTGGATGCTGTCAGCTGGCAGGATTACCTGGGTGGAATCATCCAGCACCACTGCTCCAGCCAATGGTCTAACCATGCTGTCCTGGTTGTTGGATACAACGCTGCTG GGGATATTCCATACTGGATTGTGCAGAACTCCTGGGGAACCACATGGGGGAATGAGGGttatgtttatataaaaatcGGTGGCAACATTTGTG GTATTGCAGATTCGGTGGCAGCAGTTTTTCTATGA
- the tdo2a gene encoding tryptophan 2,3-dioxygenase A isoform X3, giving the protein MSGCPYFEKRHLLFKNKPPKTEEEEDASQVGVNKASNGGIIYGDYLQLDKIVSAQVLQSELKGNKIHDEHLFIVTHQAYELWFKQILFELDSVREIFISGHVRDERNMLKVNTRIHRIVMIFRLLVDQFVVLETMTALDFFDFREYLSPASGFQSLQFRLLENKIGVPDNQRVPYNRRHYRDNFKGHDSEMLLTTEKEPTLLKLVEEWLERTPGLEVDGFNFWERLEINIFDGLNREMEKIEKMPDSEEKEELMAELVKQRELFTSLFDEKRHDHLLSKGERRLSYKALQGALMIYFYREEPRFQVPFQLLTSLMDIDTLMTKWRYNHVCMVHRMIGSKAGTGGSSGYHYLRSTVSDRYKVFVDLFNLATFLVPRHWVPKLNPNVHTFLYMAECCDSSYCSSEDSD; this is encoded by the exons ATGAGTGGATGTCCGTACTTTGAGAAGAGGCATTT GTTATTCAAAAACAAGCCTCCCaaaacagaagaagaggaggatgcCTCTCAGGTAGGGGTTAACAAGGCCAGTAACGGAGGAATCATCTATGGAGACTACCTGCAG CTCGACAAAATAGTCTCAGCCCAGGTGCTACAGAGTGAACTCAAGGGTAATAAGATCCATGATGAGCACCTCTTCATTGTTACTCATCAAG CCTATGAACTATGGTTTAAACAGATTTTGTTTGAACTTGACTCAGTGCGAGAGATCTTCATCAGTGGACAT GTCAGAGATGAACGTAATATGCTCAAAGTCAACACTCGTATTCACAGGATTGTAATGATCTTCAGACTGTTGGTCGACCAGTTTGTGGTTTTGGAAACAATGACAGCCTTGGACTTTTTTGACTTTAG gGAATACCTGTCTCCAGCCTCTGGATTTCAAAGCCTTCAGTTTCGGCTCTTGGAGAACAAAATCGGAGTCCCGGACAACCAGAGGGTTCCATACAACAGACGCCACTACAGGGACAATTTCAAGGGTCATGACAGTGAGATGCTGCTCACCACTGAAAAGGAGCCAACACTCTTAAAACTAGTTGAG GAGTGGCTGGAGAGAACTCCTGGCTTGGAGGTGGATGGATTCAATTTCTGGGAAAGGCTGgaaatcaatatatttgatgGGCTGAATCGGGAGATGGAGAAAATTGAG aaaatgccAGATtctgaggagaaggaggaacTGATGGCTGAGCTGGTCAAACAGAGAGAGCTGTTCACTTCTCTGTTTGATGAAAAGCGTCATGATCATCTTCTCAGTAAAG gTGAAAGGCGGCTCTCTTACAAGGCTCTCCAAGGTGCCCTGATGATCTACTTCTACAG GGAAGAACCAAGGTTCCAGGTACCTTTCCAGCTGCTCACATCCCTCATGGATATTGACACCCTCATGACAAAATGGAGAT acAATCACGTATGCATGGTGCATCGTATGATTGGCAGCAAAGCCGGCACAGGGGGCTCTTCTGGCTACCACTACCTGAGATCCACTGTCAG TGACCGCTACAAAGTGTTTGTGGATCTGTTCAACCTGGCAACATTCCTGGTGCCTCGCCACTGGGTGCCCAAGCTAAATCCCAACGTGCACACGTTCCTCTACATGGCCGAATGCTGCGACAGCTCCTACTGCAGCAGTGAAGACTCAGATTAG
- the tdo2a gene encoding tryptophan 2,3-dioxygenase A isoform X2, with the protein MEATLTSGSTVLRLFKNKPPKTEEEEDASQVGVNKASNGGIIYGDYLQLDKIVSAQVLQSELKGNKIHDEHLFIVTHQAYELWFKQILFELDSVREIFISGHVRDERNMLKVNTRIHRIVMIFRLLVDQFVVLETMTALDFFDFREYLSPASGFQSLQFRLLENKIGVPDNQRVPYNRRHYRDNFKGHDSEMLLTTEKEPTLLKLVEEWLERTPGLEVDGFNFWERLEINIFDGLNREMEKIEKMPDSEEKEELMAELVKQRELFTSLFDEKRHDHLLSKGERRLSYKALQGALMIYFYREEPRFQVPFQLLTSLMDIDTLMTKWRYNHVCMVHRMIGSKAGTGGSSGYHYLRSTVSDRYKVFVDLFNLATFLVPRHWVPKLNPNVHTFLYMAECCDSSYCSSEDSD; encoded by the exons ATGGAGGCCACTTTGACATCAGGAAGTACAGTACTGAG GTTATTCAAAAACAAGCCTCCCaaaacagaagaagaggaggatgcCTCTCAGGTAGGGGTTAACAAGGCCAGTAACGGAGGAATCATCTATGGAGACTACCTGCAG CTCGACAAAATAGTCTCAGCCCAGGTGCTACAGAGTGAACTCAAGGGTAATAAGATCCATGATGAGCACCTCTTCATTGTTACTCATCAAG CCTATGAACTATGGTTTAAACAGATTTTGTTTGAACTTGACTCAGTGCGAGAGATCTTCATCAGTGGACAT GTCAGAGATGAACGTAATATGCTCAAAGTCAACACTCGTATTCACAGGATTGTAATGATCTTCAGACTGTTGGTCGACCAGTTTGTGGTTTTGGAAACAATGACAGCCTTGGACTTTTTTGACTTTAG gGAATACCTGTCTCCAGCCTCTGGATTTCAAAGCCTTCAGTTTCGGCTCTTGGAGAACAAAATCGGAGTCCCGGACAACCAGAGGGTTCCATACAACAGACGCCACTACAGGGACAATTTCAAGGGTCATGACAGTGAGATGCTGCTCACCACTGAAAAGGAGCCAACACTCTTAAAACTAGTTGAG GAGTGGCTGGAGAGAACTCCTGGCTTGGAGGTGGATGGATTCAATTTCTGGGAAAGGCTGgaaatcaatatatttgatgGGCTGAATCGGGAGATGGAGAAAATTGAG aaaatgccAGATtctgaggagaaggaggaacTGATGGCTGAGCTGGTCAAACAGAGAGAGCTGTTCACTTCTCTGTTTGATGAAAAGCGTCATGATCATCTTCTCAGTAAAG gTGAAAGGCGGCTCTCTTACAAGGCTCTCCAAGGTGCCCTGATGATCTACTTCTACAG GGAAGAACCAAGGTTCCAGGTACCTTTCCAGCTGCTCACATCCCTCATGGATATTGACACCCTCATGACAAAATGGAGAT acAATCACGTATGCATGGTGCATCGTATGATTGGCAGCAAAGCCGGCACAGGGGGCTCTTCTGGCTACCACTACCTGAGATCCACTGTCAG TGACCGCTACAAAGTGTTTGTGGATCTGTTCAACCTGGCAACATTCCTGGTGCCTCGCCACTGGGTGCCCAAGCTAAATCCCAACGTGCACACGTTCCTCTACATGGCCGAATGCTGCGACAGCTCCTACTGCAGCAGTGAAGACTCAGATTAG
- the tdo2a gene encoding tryptophan 2,3-dioxygenase A isoform X1, giving the protein MEATLTSGSTVLRPRDCSFSMSKVQKVVPVQDKQLNWANRGGPDDDHILMSDWMRLFKNKPPKTEEEEDASQVGVNKASNGGIIYGDYLQLDKIVSAQVLQSELKGNKIHDEHLFIVTHQAYELWFKQILFELDSVREIFISGHVRDERNMLKVNTRIHRIVMIFRLLVDQFVVLETMTALDFFDFREYLSPASGFQSLQFRLLENKIGVPDNQRVPYNRRHYRDNFKGHDSEMLLTTEKEPTLLKLVEEWLERTPGLEVDGFNFWERLEINIFDGLNREMEKIEKMPDSEEKEELMAELVKQRELFTSLFDEKRHDHLLSKGERRLSYKALQGALMIYFYREEPRFQVPFQLLTSLMDIDTLMTKWRYNHVCMVHRMIGSKAGTGGSSGYHYLRSTVSDRYKVFVDLFNLATFLVPRHWVPKLNPNVHTFLYMAECCDSSYCSSEDSD; this is encoded by the exons ATGGAGGCCACTTTGACATCAGGAAGTACAGTACTGAG ACCCCGTGACTGTTCATTTAGCATGTCAAAAGTCCAGAAGGTGGTCCCGGTTCAAGATAAACAGCTCAATTGGGCAAATAGAGGTGGGCCGGATGATGACCATATCCTCATGAGCGATTGGATGAG GTTATTCAAAAACAAGCCTCCCaaaacagaagaagaggaggatgcCTCTCAGGTAGGGGTTAACAAGGCCAGTAACGGAGGAATCATCTATGGAGACTACCTGCAG CTCGACAAAATAGTCTCAGCCCAGGTGCTACAGAGTGAACTCAAGGGTAATAAGATCCATGATGAGCACCTCTTCATTGTTACTCATCAAG CCTATGAACTATGGTTTAAACAGATTTTGTTTGAACTTGACTCAGTGCGAGAGATCTTCATCAGTGGACAT GTCAGAGATGAACGTAATATGCTCAAAGTCAACACTCGTATTCACAGGATTGTAATGATCTTCAGACTGTTGGTCGACCAGTTTGTGGTTTTGGAAACAATGACAGCCTTGGACTTTTTTGACTTTAG gGAATACCTGTCTCCAGCCTCTGGATTTCAAAGCCTTCAGTTTCGGCTCTTGGAGAACAAAATCGGAGTCCCGGACAACCAGAGGGTTCCATACAACAGACGCCACTACAGGGACAATTTCAAGGGTCATGACAGTGAGATGCTGCTCACCACTGAAAAGGAGCCAACACTCTTAAAACTAGTTGAG GAGTGGCTGGAGAGAACTCCTGGCTTGGAGGTGGATGGATTCAATTTCTGGGAAAGGCTGgaaatcaatatatttgatgGGCTGAATCGGGAGATGGAGAAAATTGAG aaaatgccAGATtctgaggagaaggaggaacTGATGGCTGAGCTGGTCAAACAGAGAGAGCTGTTCACTTCTCTGTTTGATGAAAAGCGTCATGATCATCTTCTCAGTAAAG gTGAAAGGCGGCTCTCTTACAAGGCTCTCCAAGGTGCCCTGATGATCTACTTCTACAG GGAAGAACCAAGGTTCCAGGTACCTTTCCAGCTGCTCACATCCCTCATGGATATTGACACCCTCATGACAAAATGGAGAT acAATCACGTATGCATGGTGCATCGTATGATTGGCAGCAAAGCCGGCACAGGGGGCTCTTCTGGCTACCACTACCTGAGATCCACTGTCAG TGACCGCTACAAAGTGTTTGTGGATCTGTTCAACCTGGCAACATTCCTGGTGCCTCGCCACTGGGTGCCCAAGCTAAATCCCAACGTGCACACGTTCCTCTACATGGCCGAATGCTGCGACAGCTCCTACTGCAGCAGTGAAGACTCAGATTAG